The following coding sequences are from one Geodermatophilus normandii window:
- a CDS encoding matrixin family metalloprotease: MPPALPTSPTGRVPQWVLDQATGRAVDPAPWRAWEGGPPLPSRRRSPAVRGVLSVVLVLVLGLGAAVLAGPRPWPWESAYDSSTPDRGGVPGTGATADRPTPGREEAAAPLGTPPAAPDTGTYAFVQTQPGGTDPVAYDPCRPVHWVMRPDGAPPGAPGLVEEALSRLSAASGLRFVHDGTTDEAWSEDRAAFQPARYGDRWAPVLVSWATPGEVPALEGTVAGVAGSQAVTAGGPWVFVTGTVTIDAGWADGPARSPDGRAEVRGVLMHEFGHLVGLDHVHDPAELMAPEYRGQEDFGPGDLAGLARLGRGACAPDL; the protein is encoded by the coding sequence GTGCCGCCGGCCCTCCCGACGTCGCCCACCGGGCGGGTGCCGCAGTGGGTGCTCGACCAGGCGACCGGCCGCGCCGTCGACCCGGCACCGTGGCGCGCCTGGGAGGGCGGCCCGCCGCTGCCGTCGCGCCGCCGGTCCCCCGCCGTCCGCGGGGTGCTGTCGGTCGTCCTGGTCCTGGTGCTGGGCCTCGGCGCCGCGGTGCTCGCCGGCCCCCGCCCGTGGCCGTGGGAGTCCGCGTACGACTCCTCGACCCCCGACCGCGGCGGCGTCCCGGGCACGGGGGCGACGGCCGACCGGCCCACGCCCGGCCGCGAGGAGGCCGCCGCACCGCTCGGCACGCCGCCCGCGGCCCCCGACACCGGCACGTACGCCTTCGTGCAGACCCAGCCCGGCGGGACCGATCCCGTCGCCTACGACCCCTGCCGGCCGGTCCACTGGGTCATGCGGCCCGACGGGGCCCCGCCGGGGGCTCCCGGCCTGGTGGAGGAGGCGCTGTCCCGGCTCTCGGCCGCCAGTGGCCTCCGCTTCGTCCACGACGGCACCACCGACGAGGCCTGGTCGGAGGACCGGGCCGCCTTCCAGCCCGCCCGCTACGGCGACCGCTGGGCGCCGGTGCTGGTGAGCTGGGCGACGCCCGGGGAGGTCCCCGCCCTGGAGGGCACCGTCGCGGGCGTCGCCGGGAGCCAGGCCGTCACGGCCGGTGGGCCGTGGGTCTTCGTCACCGGCACGGTCACGATCGACGCCGGCTGGGCCGATGGCCCGGCCCGGTCCCCCGACGGGCGGGCCGAGGTCCGCGGGGTGCTCATGCACGAGTTCGGCCACCTGGTGGGCCTCGACCACGTCCACGACCCCGCCGAGCTCATGGCCCCGGAGTACCGGGGGCAGGAGGACTTCGGTCCCGGCGACCTCGCCGGGCTGGCCCGGCTCGGCCGCGGTGCCTGCGCGCCGGACCTCTAG
- a CDS encoding MFS transporter has product MQRAAPTVRHLLTRPDFRRLFLTRLSAQVGDGIFQASLAGTVLFNPQRATDPLAVAAGFAVLLLPYSLLGPFAGVWLDRWSRRQVLVHADLLRAGMVAVVGALVLTGAGGLPLAVAGLAVFSVTRFVLSALSAALPHTADAGTLVTANALSTTSGAVATVVGGGVAVGLVQLAPAGDAGYAAVALCAALPHLAAAATAAGFGRGDLGPDTATRSARLTARQVVAGMADGARSVAAHPPAAAALLAIAGHRVCYGLLTLVSLLLYRGPLREGSGPLFPGGLVGLGQVVAAGAVGTLLAALVTPAAVRRLGRRRWTALLLAGGGALQLLLGAAFAPPAVVAGGFVLGFVAQGVKVCVDTTLQESLGDDVRGRVFSVYDTLVNVTYVAALVAGALVLPPSGVSVPVLVAVAAVYGLTAVAFLRGSRRVARA; this is encoded by the coding sequence GTGCAGCGGGCCGCCCCCACCGTGCGGCACCTGCTGACCCGTCCCGACTTCCGCCGGCTGTTCCTCACCCGGCTGTCCGCGCAGGTCGGCGACGGGATCTTCCAGGCCTCCCTCGCCGGGACCGTGCTGTTCAACCCCCAGCGGGCGACCGATCCGCTCGCCGTCGCGGCCGGTTTCGCCGTCCTCCTGCTGCCCTACTCGCTGCTCGGCCCGTTCGCCGGCGTCTGGCTGGACCGGTGGAGCCGGCGGCAGGTGCTGGTGCACGCCGACCTGCTGCGGGCCGGGATGGTCGCCGTCGTCGGCGCCCTGGTGCTCACCGGGGCCGGCGGCCTGCCGCTCGCCGTCGCCGGGCTCGCGGTCTTCTCGGTCACCCGGTTCGTGCTGTCGGCGCTGTCGGCCGCGCTGCCGCACACGGCCGACGCCGGGACGCTGGTGACCGCCAACGCGCTGTCGACGACGTCCGGCGCCGTGGCCACCGTCGTCGGCGGCGGCGTCGCGGTCGGGCTGGTGCAGCTGGCGCCGGCCGGGGACGCCGGCTACGCGGCCGTGGCGCTGTGCGCCGCGCTGCCCCACCTGGCGGCCGCCGCGACCGCCGCGGGGTTCGGCCGCGGCGACCTCGGCCCGGACACCGCCACCCGCTCGGCCCGGCTGACGGCGCGGCAGGTCGTCGCCGGGATGGCCGACGGCGCGCGGTCCGTGGCGGCGCACCCGCCGGCCGCAGCCGCGCTGCTGGCCATCGCCGGGCACCGGGTCTGCTACGGCCTGCTGACGCTGGTGTCCCTGCTGCTCTACCGCGGTCCCCTGCGCGAGGGGTCCGGGCCGCTGTTCCCGGGCGGGCTGGTCGGGCTGGGCCAGGTCGTCGCCGCCGGCGCGGTGGGCACCCTGCTCGCGGCGCTGGTCACCCCGGCCGCGGTGCGCCGGCTGGGCCGCCGTCGGTGGACGGCGCTGCTGCTGGCCGGCGGGGGCGCGCTGCAGCTGCTGCTCGGGGCGGCCTTCGCGCCGCCGGCGGTCGTGGCGGGCGGCTTCGTGCTCGGCTTCGTCGCCCAGGGCGTGAAGGTCTGCGTGGACACGACGCTGCAGGAGTCCCTCGGCGACGACGTCCGCGGCCGGGTGTTCTCGGTCTACGACACGCTGGTCAACGTCACCTACGTCGCGGCGCTCGTCGCCGGGGCGCTGGTGCTGCCGCCCTCGGGGGTCTCGGTGCCGGTGCTGGTCGCCGTCGCGGCCGTGTACGGGCTGACCGCCGTCGCGTTCCTGCGCGGCAGCCGCCGAGTGGCGCGGGCCTAG
- a CDS encoding CCA tRNA nucleotidyltransferase, whose product MSGEPQSRPAGGGVPPAVQQTVRELVDVSPVLVELGERFAAAGFEVHLVGGSVRDALLAAGGDAAPGGDLDVTTDARPEQVLELLRGWAGSTWNQGIAFGTVGAEVRGTRLEITTFRADRYDRESRNPEVAWGTSLAEDLARRDFTVNAMAVSLGPDRTVTDPFGGLGDLLARRLRTPGAAADSFADDPLRMLRAVRFVAQLGLTPADDVVEAMTAMSGQLARITPERVQAELSKTLLQDAPRAGLELFVSTGLADVVLPELPALRMEIDEHHQHKDVYTHSLTVLDQAIALERADPDAPSPDLVLRLAALLHDIGKPATRRHEPRGRVSFHHHEVVGAKLVRKRLTALRYPKDVVEAVARLTFLHLRFHGYGRGEWTDSAVRRYVTDAGDLLPRLHKLVRSDSTTRNRRRAAALSATYDSLEQRIGELSVAEDLARVRPDLDGNAIMELLGLPPGREVGEAWRFLKELRLERGPLERDEAEAELRAWWAARG is encoded by the coding sequence GTGTCCGGAGAGCCGCAGAGTCGTCCGGCCGGCGGGGGAGTCCCGCCGGCGGTGCAGCAGACCGTGCGCGAGCTGGTGGACGTCTCCCCCGTGCTGGTCGAGCTGGGCGAGCGCTTCGCCGCCGCCGGGTTCGAGGTGCACCTGGTGGGTGGTTCGGTGCGCGACGCGCTGCTGGCCGCGGGCGGGGACGCGGCGCCGGGCGGCGACCTCGACGTCACCACCGACGCCCGGCCGGAGCAGGTGCTGGAGCTGCTGCGGGGCTGGGCGGGTTCCACGTGGAACCAGGGGATCGCCTTCGGCACCGTCGGCGCGGAGGTCCGCGGCACCCGGCTGGAGATCACCACGTTCCGCGCCGACCGCTACGACCGGGAGTCGCGCAACCCCGAGGTGGCGTGGGGGACCTCGCTGGCGGAGGACCTGGCCCGCCGGGACTTCACGGTGAACGCCATGGCGGTGTCGCTGGGACCCGACCGCACGGTCACCGACCCGTTCGGCGGCCTCGGCGATCTGCTCGCCCGCCGGCTGCGGACCCCGGGCGCGGCGGCGGACTCCTTCGCCGACGACCCGCTGCGGATGCTGCGGGCGGTGCGCTTCGTCGCCCAGCTCGGCCTCACGCCGGCCGACGACGTCGTCGAGGCGATGACCGCCATGTCCGGCCAGCTGGCCCGCATCACGCCGGAGCGGGTGCAGGCCGAGCTGTCCAAGACGCTGCTGCAGGACGCCCCCCGCGCGGGGCTCGAGCTGTTCGTCTCCACCGGCCTGGCCGACGTCGTCCTGCCCGAGCTGCCTGCGCTGCGCATGGAGATCGACGAGCACCACCAGCACAAGGACGTCTACACGCACTCGCTGACGGTGCTCGACCAGGCGATCGCGCTGGAGCGGGCCGACCCCGACGCCCCGTCGCCGGACCTGGTGCTGCGCCTGGCGGCGCTGCTGCACGACATCGGCAAGCCGGCCACCCGCCGGCACGAGCCCCGCGGCCGCGTCTCCTTCCACCACCACGAGGTGGTCGGCGCCAAGCTCGTGCGCAAGCGGCTGACGGCGCTGCGCTACCCCAAGGACGTCGTCGAGGCGGTCGCCCGGCTGACGTTCCTGCACCTGCGCTTCCACGGGTACGGCCGCGGGGAGTGGACCGACTCCGCGGTGCGCCGCTACGTGACCGACGCCGGCGACCTGCTCCCCCGCCTGCACAAGCTGGTCCGCTCGGACTCCACCACGCGCAACCGGCGGCGGGCCGCGGCGCTCTCGGCCACCTACGACTCCCTCGAGCAGCGGATCGGTGAGCTGTCGGTGGCCGAGGACCTCGCGCGGGTCCGGCCCGACCTCGACGGCAACGCGATCATGGAGCTCCTCGGACTCCCGCCCGGCCGCGAGGTCGGCGAGGCGTGGCGGTTCCTCAAGGAGCTCCGCCTCGAGCGCGGCCCCCTCGAGCGCGACGAGGCCGAGGCCGAGCTGCGCGCCTGGTGGGCCGCCCGCGGCTGA